TGAAATCGACCTGTACGTCGGTATGGGTCGCCCTGTTCCTTCGCTCCAATCACGCCCACCCGAACCCCCGACGTAACCTCGTCTCTCAAACCAACGCTTCGCGGGAGACCTGTCCTCATGAAACTCTACTACGCCATCGGCGCCTGCAGCCTCGCCGACCGGATCGCCTTGGCCGAGGCCGGCATTCCCTGCGACTTCGAACGGGTCGATCTGCACGCCCGGATCACCGAGACCGGGGCGGATTACGCCGCCATCAATCCCAAGGGCTATGTGCCCACCGTGGTGCTCGACGGCGGCGACATGATCACCGAGAACATCGCCATCCTTTCCTGGATCGCCGAGCAGTCGCCGAAGCTGCGCCCCGAAGGCCCGCTGGGCTGGTTTCGACTGCTGGAAGCCCTGGCCTACATCTCCACCGAGGTGCACAAGAGCTTCCATACCTTCTTCATTCCGGACGTCACCGAGGCGGAGAAGGAGAAGGCTCGCGCCCTAGCCACGCTGCGCCTGGACTATCTCGCCGCCAGCCTGAAGGACGACTACCTGCTGGGCTCCAAGCTCACCGTGGCCGATCCCTACCTGTTCGTGATCATGACCTGGGCCAAGCCCAACGGCGTGATCCTGTCTCCGCCACTGACCGCCTATTTCGAGCGCATGAAGGCCCGCCCCGCCGTCGCGGCGGCCCTGGCCAGCGAGGGCCTTCAGGTCTAGCCGCGTTTCCGGCCGGGTCGCACCGCCGCGCCCGGCCGACACCTATACGGCGGTATAGCCTCCCCTCGCCCTTTCACCCAATCGACCCCATCCCGCCCCGAGTCCTAGCCTTTCCGTCATGGCCGACCGGCCTTGATGGAGGGATCCGAGATGAAGATCGTGGTGGTTGGCGGCAGCGGGCGGATCGGAGAGAAGCTCGTCTACAATCTTCGTCAGGAAGACTACCGCGTCCTGGAGGCTTCGCCCTCGTTCGGTGTGAACACCATCACCCGCGAGGGCCTGGATCAGGCTCTGACCGGCGCCGAGGTGGTGGTCGACGTCACCCAGTCGCCGTCGCTCGACGGCGCGGCGGCGCGGGCGTTCTTCGAGACCTCGGGCCGCAATCTGCTGGCCGCGGCCAAGGCGGCGGGCGTCCGACGCCACGTCGCTCTGTCGATCGTCGGAACCGATCGCCTGCAGGCCAGCGGCTACTTCCAGGCCAAGAAGATCCAGGAGGACCTGATCAAGGACTCCGGCCTGCCCTACAGCATCCTGCGCTCGACCCAATTCTTCGAATTCATCAGCGGCGTGGTGCAGGACGGATCGGCCCGCGACGTGGTCATCTCGCCCGCCCGCGTGCAGCCGATCGCCGGCGAGGACGTGGCCGAAACCCTGGCCGATCTTGCGCTGAGCGCCGCTCTGAACGGTACAGTCGAGGTCGCCGGCCCGGAACGCTTCCGGCTCGACGAACTGGCCACCGAGGTTCTGACCGCCCTGGAGGATCCCCGCCGCGTCTTGCCCGACCCTGACGCGCCCTATTTCGGCGCGCGGCTGAACGACGAGTCCCTGCTGCCGGGCCCCACGCCGCGCATCGCCTCGACCCGCTTCCACGATTGGCTGAGCGCCAGCCTGCAAGGCTCGCCGATCGCTCCCAAGTCCACGCGCAGGCAGGGGTGAACGCCATGAAGATCGTAGTCGCAGGCGGAACCGGCGTCGTCGGTTCCAAGCTCGTCGATATCCTCCGCCGCCGAGGCCACGAAGTCCGGATCGCGTCCCGAGCGGCTGGGGTGGATGTCCTGACCCGGCAAGGGCTGGACGACGTCATGGTCGGCGCCGAAGCGGTGGTCGACGTCCTCAACGCGCCGTCGTTCGACGACGAAACGGCCATGAGGTTCTTCGAAACCTCAAGCCGCAATATCCTTGAAGCGGCCGCCGCCGAGGGCGTGCGCCACTATCTGGCGCTGTCGATCGTCGGCTGCGAACGCCTGCAAGCCAGCGGCTATTTCCGAGCCAAGCTGGCCCAGGAGAAGTTGGTCCAGGCCGGCGGCGTGCCCTATTCCATCCTGCGCTCGACGCAGTTCTTCGAGTTCCTGGACGCGGTCGTGGACGACAGCCTGGACGGCGACGCGGTGCGGCTGGCCCCGGCCCGGGTGCAGTTCATCGCCGCCGAGGACGTCGCCGCCGCCCTGGCCGATATCGTCGAGCGCGCCCCGGCCAACAACACGATCGAAGTGGCGGGTCCCGACCTGTTTCGCCTCGACGACCTGGTCCGCCGCTTCCTGGCTGCTCGGCGGGATCAGCGCCCTGTCGTCGCCGATCCGGCCGCGCTCTATTTCGGCGCGACACTCAACGACGAGACCCTGATCTCGGGCGCCGTCCCGCGCTTCGGCCACACCGAGTTCGATCTGTGGCTCCGGCGCGCGGGCAAGACCGCCGCCTGAGCTCCAACGTTTCGCGCGCCCCCGGAATACCGAGGGCGCGCGAAGCCATTGAAGTCCCGCCTCAACCTGCGACGAAGGCCTGGGCCGCCTTCAGCGAGGCCAGATCGCGATTGACCGTCGCGACCGCCACCACGCGGCCGTCCTTCAGATAGGCCACCTCGGCGTCCCGATCGATGACAGAGCCGGTCACCTCGATGGCGTGCCAATCCTCGGCGTGACCGACATAGCGGATCGTCAGGTCGTAGTGGGCGCTCCAGAAATACGGCGGCTCGCCGGCGGTCTCCAGGCCGAGCATGGCGGCGGCGGCGGCCTGTCCCTGGCGCTCGGCGACGACCCAATGCTCGACGCGGATCGGCGGCCCGCCCACCGGGCTGGGATAGCGGGCGATATCTCCGGCCGCGAAGACATGCGGATCGCTGGTGCGCATGGCGGCGTCGACCATGACTCCGCGATCCATCGCCAGACCCGCGGCCTGAGCCAGTTCCAGCCGCGGCTTGACTCCGACGCCAAGCACGACGAGATCAGTCTCGACCACCGAGCCGTCATCCAGCGTAAGACGCTCGCCGTCGAAGCTGTCGACCTTGCGGCCCAGGTGGAAGCGAACGCCGTGCTGGTCATGCGCCGCCTTGATCAGGCCACCCAGCTCGGCGCCGAGCTTGCTTTCCAGCGGCGTGGCGTCGGGGCCGATGACATGGACCTCCAAGCCGCGCAGGCGCAACGACGCCGCGGCTTCCAGGCCGATGAAGCTGGAGCCGACCACGGCGACACGAGCGGCCGATTTCGACGCCGTGATCAGCCGGTCACCGTCGGCCAGGCTGCGCAGCAGGTGAACATTGTCGTGGTCGAAGCCCGGCGGCCGGTTCGGCTCCGCGCCCGTGGCCAGCAGCAGCGCCTCGTAGGCCAGGGTTTCGCCGCCCTGCAGCGTCACGACGCGGGCGGTCGTGTCGATCGCCTGGACCCATGTGTTCGTGCGCAGGATGATGTCGTGCTCCCGATAGAAGTCCTCGCCCTTCAGCGGCATCCAGGACGGGTCGGCGTCGCCTGAGAGGTAGTCCTTCGAGACGTTCGGTCGGTCGTAGGGCGCGTCCCGGTCGGCGCTGAGCATTGTCAGGGCGCCGGTGAAGCCGAGATCCCGCAAGCGCTGGGCGGCCGCGAAGCTCGCCGCCCCACCACCGACGATGACGATGGATTTGGGATCGTTCGACGCGTCGCGATCCGGCGCCAGACTTTCGCCTCCGGCGGGCAGTTTCTCGCGGACGAAGACGCGGTCGCCCTCCGCCTCGACCTTCCAACGGTTCAGCGGCGCCAAGGCCGGCGCCTTCAGGGCCAGGCCCGTGCGCAGGTCGAAGCAGGCGTGATGCAAAGGACAGTTGATGGTGTGGCCCGTCCGCAGGCCGTCATGCAGCGCGCCGCTGTAGTGGGTGCAAGCCCCATCCAGGGCGACGATCGCGCCGTCCACTCGGGCCAGGATCACGGGATCCTCGCCGACCAGCCCCGCGAACACACCGTCGATGGGGATCTCGTCGACCGCCACGCCCTGGGTCAGGTCGGGGCGAGCCGACGCTTCGGGGTTCGAGCTGGTCATGGCGTCATCCTGTAAGCGCGCGGGCGCCGGGTCGTGAAACAGACCTCGTCCGCAAAGAGTTGCGCCCAGCCGCGATGGGGAGCAAGGCGGCTGGGCGTCGGTCGATCAAACGGCGGTCGGGACGTTGTCGCTCAGCCAGTCCTCGAAGGTGGTCAAACCCAGGGTTGGATGATCCCCGGGGGTCAGCGACCGCGCCTCCAGCTCGACGCCGAAATAGGACGCCTTGGGGTCCGATACGACCTTCCGCGTGTCGCCCTTGGCCTCTAGGTAGCGTGCGACGAACTTGTCCAGGCCGAAAGCGGCGGGCCCGGCGACCTCGACAATGCCGTTGACCGGCTGACCCAAGACGACGTTGGTCAGCGCGGCGGCCACGTCGCTGGCGGCGATCGGCTGGACCAGGGCGGGCGACACGTGAACCTCGTCGCCGACGAGGCCGGCCTGGACGATCCCCGCCACGAACGGGAAGAACTGGGTCGAACGCAGGATCGTGTAGGGAAGCGTCGAGGCCCTGATCAGCGCCTCCTGAACCAGCTTGGCGCGGAAATAGCCGCTGTCCTGCAGGCGCTCGGTCCCGACCACCGACAGGGCGATGTGATGCTTGACGCCCGCGGCCTGGCCGGCCGCCATCAGGTTGCGGCCCGAGGTCAGGAAGAAGTCGAGCGCCGGGGCGGCGTCGAACACCGGAGAGTTAGCGACGTCCACGACGATGTCGGCCCCGACTAGGGCCTCGGCCAGACCTTCACCGGTCAGCGTATTGACGCCGGTGTTCGGCGCGGCCGCGACGGCCTCGTGACCCAGGCGGGCGAGATTGGCGACCACGCTTGAACCGATCAGGCCGGTTCCACCGATAACGACGATCTTCACTGCTCTTCTCCTCGGCTTTAATGCTCCAAGGATGTTATGATTATCTACAGTCAGTCATATCGATACTATGGACGATGAAAACGCATCACCGAAAACCGAGAACACAGGAAAGATGTCGATCGACCTAGACTAGCGATGAAGTCTTGGACAAGAACCAAGACGGCCTTCCGCCGTCGAACAGCCCAGCCTCGACCGCAGGCGTAAACCCAGGCCGCGTTCCCATGCCTGGCCTCGACCTCGGGATAGGTTGACGGCGGCCTCGCCGCCCGAGGATCGCGCGCGCCGCCTACACCAAAGGCGTAGAGCGCCGCCCTCCGCGCACGATGGCCCACATCCCGCCTCGCCGAGCACTGTGGCGTCATCTTCACCGTCCAGAGAGGAAACGACGATGACCCTGACCCCGCGCTTTGCGCCCTTCAAGCTCGTGCCCGACGTGACCAAGGCCATGCTCGCCGTAGAAACCGCCTTGGGCGAGAGCGGCATCGAGCACAGCCTCGGTGAACTGGTCCGCCTGCGCGCCTCGCAGATCAACGGCTGCGCCGTCTGTATCTACATGCACGTGCAGGACGCCCGCTCGCACGGCGAGACCGACCTGCGCATCCAGATGCTGGACGCCTGGCGCGAGTCCCCGCTCTACACCGACCGCGAACGCGCTGCCCTGGCGTGGACCGAGTCCCTGACCCGCATCGCCAAGACCCACGCGCCGGACGCTGACTATGACCTGGTCAAAAACCAGT
The window above is part of the Caulobacter soli genome. Proteins encoded here:
- a CDS encoding glutathione binding-like protein encodes the protein MKLYYAIGACSLADRIALAEAGIPCDFERVDLHARITETGADYAAINPKGYVPTVVLDGGDMITENIAILSWIAEQSPKLRPEGPLGWFRLLEALAYISTEVHKSFHTFFIPDVTEAEKEKARALATLRLDYLAASLKDDYLLGSKLTVADPYLFVIMTWAKPNGVILSPPLTAYFERMKARPAVAAALASEGLQV
- a CDS encoding SDR family oxidoreductase, whose translation is MKIVVVGGSGRIGEKLVYNLRQEDYRVLEASPSFGVNTITREGLDQALTGAEVVVDVTQSPSLDGAAARAFFETSGRNLLAAAKAAGVRRHVALSIVGTDRLQASGYFQAKKIQEDLIKDSGLPYSILRSTQFFEFISGVVQDGSARDVVISPARVQPIAGEDVAETLADLALSAALNGTVEVAGPERFRLDELATEVLTALEDPRRVLPDPDAPYFGARLNDESLLPGPTPRIASTRFHDWLSASLQGSPIAPKSTRRQG
- a CDS encoding SDR family oxidoreductase, with translation MKIVVAGGTGVVGSKLVDILRRRGHEVRIASRAAGVDVLTRQGLDDVMVGAEAVVDVLNAPSFDDETAMRFFETSSRNILEAAAAEGVRHYLALSIVGCERLQASGYFRAKLAQEKLVQAGGVPYSILRSTQFFEFLDAVVDDSLDGDAVRLAPARVQFIAAEDVAAALADIVERAPANNTIEVAGPDLFRLDDLVRRFLAARRDQRPVVADPAALYFGATLNDETLISGAVPRFGHTEFDLWLRRAGKTAA
- a CDS encoding FAD-dependent oxidoreductase, which codes for MTSSNPEASARPDLTQGVAVDEIPIDGVFAGLVGEDPVILARVDGAIVALDGACTHYSGALHDGLRTGHTINCPLHHACFDLRTGLALKAPALAPLNRWKVEAEGDRVFVREKLPAGGESLAPDRDASNDPKSIVIVGGGAASFAAAQRLRDLGFTGALTMLSADRDAPYDRPNVSKDYLSGDADPSWMPLKGEDFYREHDIILRTNTWVQAIDTTARVVTLQGGETLAYEALLLATGAEPNRPPGFDHDNVHLLRSLADGDRLITASKSAARVAVVGSSFIGLEAAASLRLRGLEVHVIGPDATPLESKLGAELGGLIKAAHDQHGVRFHLGRKVDSFDGERLTLDDGSVVETDLVVLGVGVKPRLELAQAAGLAMDRGVMVDAAMRTSDPHVFAAGDIARYPSPVGGPPIRVEHWVVAERQGQAAAAAMLGLETAGEPPYFWSAHYDLTIRYVGHAEDWHAIEVTGSVIDRDAEVAYLKDGRVVAVATVNRDLASLKAAQAFVAG
- a CDS encoding SDR family oxidoreductase, encoding MKIVVIGGTGLIGSSVVANLARLGHEAVAAAPNTGVNTLTGEGLAEALVGADIVVDVANSPVFDAAPALDFFLTSGRNLMAAGQAAGVKHHIALSVVGTERLQDSGYFRAKLVQEALIRASTLPYTILRSTQFFPFVAGIVQAGLVGDEVHVSPALVQPIAASDVAAALTNVVLGQPVNGIVEVAGPAAFGLDKFVARYLEAKGDTRKVVSDPKASYFGVELEARSLTPGDHPTLGLTTFEDWLSDNVPTAV
- a CDS encoding carboxymuconolactone decarboxylase family protein, which gives rise to MTLTPRFAPFKLVPDVTKAMLAVETALGESGIEHSLGELVRLRASQINGCAVCIYMHVQDARSHGETDLRIQMLDAWRESPLYTDRERAALAWTESLTRIAKTHAPDADYDLVKNQFSEAEIAALTIIVGQINAWNRLQIAARAAHPVQAASAAA